From the Pomacea canaliculata isolate SZHN2017 linkage group LG14, ASM307304v1, whole genome shotgun sequence genome, one window contains:
- the LOC112555801 gene encoding tumor necrosis factor ligand superfamily member 11-like: MPPSRIPPGADLLTCLPCTDQGIPGLAVYMRSRNGVCCTKDTVPGYDQADRMLQMTRDYLLDKGKITNCKQNAVDSKTLATPAAHLTLDVTRSINNLHTLPSGQHYLVWNTDDTSGTSFLSADLHYANGSITIPSTGRYHVYTNLTFDTNANVLSMGQLLVDHSVKKVSRGRTDHLLLDRVNLKQREIKSSDLEGTFELKQGDIINVAVSYPSYLYNLPQTNVFGLFKLVSD, translated from the exons ATGCCACCCAGTCGCATCCCACCCGGCGCTGACCTCTTGACCTGCTTGCCGTGCACTGATCAAGGGATACCCGGGCTGGCCGTCTACATGAGGTCTCGAAACGGGGTGTGCTGTACCAAAGACACAGTCCCCGGGTACGACCAGGCAGACAGAATG tTGCAGATGACACGCGACTACCTGTTGGATAAAG GAAAGATCACTAACTGCAAGCAGAATGCAGTGGATTCGAAAACCCTGGCCACACCTGCCGCTCACCTGACCCTTGATGTCACCAGGTCCATCAACAACCTGCACACCTTGCCGAGTGGGCAGC ATTATCTAGTCTGGAACACAGATGACACCTCCGGCACCAGCTTCCTTTCAGCTGATTTGCACTACGCCAACGGTTCCATTACCATACCCTCCACGGGCCGCTACCACGTGTACACCaacctgacctttgacaccaacGCCAACGTGTTGTCGATGGGGCAGCTGCTGGTGGACCACTCGGTGAAGAAGGTCTCCCGCGGGCGCACGGACCACCTGCTGCTGGACCGTGTCAACCTCAAGCAGCGGGAGATCAAAAGCAGCGACCTGGAGGGTACCTTCGAGTTGAAGCAGGGGGACATCATTAATGTGGCTGTGTCGTACCCGTCCTACCTGTACAACCTCCCACAGACAAACGTCTTTGGACTCTTCAAGTTAGTGTCCGACTAG
- the LOC112555805 gene encoding SPRY domain-containing protein 7-like isoform X1: protein MDNMASYIFCFRCCGNGTFGGGHVQLKEIPVVKLDTTHVGNDVVIVKNGRRICGTGAALANAPIAQNKAYFEVKVQCTGTWGVGLASRKCDINAVPLGRDMESWVLRQDGTLFHNGEQKGKLTEYPQEGDILGITYDHIEMNFFLNGSPLSTPFAGIKGTVYPAFYVDNGAVLDVQFDKFYHQPPDGYDSIMIEQSLL from the exons ATGGACAACATGGCGTCGTACATCTTCTGCTTTCGATGCTGTGGCAATGGTACATTTGGAGGAGGTCATGTACAACTGAAAGAAATCCCAGTTGTCAAATTAGACACAACGCACGTTG GAAATGATGTGGTCATTGTAAAAAATGGTCGCCGAATTTGCGGAACAGGAGCAGCACTGGCTAATGCTCCCATTGCACAAAACAAGGCATACTTTGAAGTTAAAGTTCAGTGCACAG GAACATGGGGTGTGGGACTTGCATCGCGGAAGTGTGATATCAATGCTGTTCCTCTTGGAAGAGACATGGAATCTTGGGTTTTACGACAAGATGGTACCTTATTTCATAATGGAGAACAGAAAGGAAAACTTACAGAATATCCACAAGAAGGGGATATTTTG GGTATTACCTATGATCATATAGagatgaatttctttttaaatggaAGTCCTCTGTCTACACCCTTTGCGGGCATCAAAGGCACAGTGTATCCTGCCTTTTATG TAGACAATGGTGCAGTATTAGATGTGCAGTTTGACAAATTCTATCATCAGCCACCAGATGGCTATGACAGCATCATGATAGAGCAGTCTTTACTTTGA
- the LOC112555805 gene encoding SPRY domain-containing protein 7-like isoform X2 produces the protein MDNMASYIFCFRCCGNGTFGGGHVQLKEIPVVKLDTTHVGNDVVIVKNGRRICGTGAALANAPIAQNKAYFEVKVQCTGTWGVGLASRKCDINAVPLGRDMESWVLRQDGTLFHNGEQKGKLTEYPQEGDILGITYDHIEMNFFLNGSPLSTPFAGIKGTVYPAFYDNGAVLDVQFDKFYHQPPDGYDSIMIEQSLL, from the exons ATGGACAACATGGCGTCGTACATCTTCTGCTTTCGATGCTGTGGCAATGGTACATTTGGAGGAGGTCATGTACAACTGAAAGAAATCCCAGTTGTCAAATTAGACACAACGCACGTTG GAAATGATGTGGTCATTGTAAAAAATGGTCGCCGAATTTGCGGAACAGGAGCAGCACTGGCTAATGCTCCCATTGCACAAAACAAGGCATACTTTGAAGTTAAAGTTCAGTGCACAG GAACATGGGGTGTGGGACTTGCATCGCGGAAGTGTGATATCAATGCTGTTCCTCTTGGAAGAGACATGGAATCTTGGGTTTTACGACAAGATGGTACCTTATTTCATAATGGAGAACAGAAAGGAAAACTTACAGAATATCCACAAGAAGGGGATATTTTG GGTATTACCTATGATCATATAGagatgaatttctttttaaatggaAGTCCTCTGTCTACACCCTTTGCGGGCATCAAAGGCACAGTGTATCCTGCCTTTTATG ACAATGGTGCAGTATTAGATGTGCAGTTTGACAAATTCTATCATCAGCCACCAGATGGCTATGACAGCATCATGATAGAGCAGTCTTTACTTTGA